In Neovison vison isolate M4711 chromosome 11, ASM_NN_V1, whole genome shotgun sequence, one genomic interval encodes:
- the SFRP2 gene encoding secreted frizzled-related protein 2 codes for MPQGPGSLLLLVLASHCCLGSARGLFFGQPDFSYKRSNCKPIPANLQLCHGIEYQNMRLPNLLGHETMKEVLEQAGAWIPLVMKQCHPDTKKFLCSLFAPVCLDDLDETIQPCHSLCVQVKDRCAPVMSAFGFPWPDMLECDRFPQDNDLCIPLASSDHLLPATEEAPKVCEACKNKNEDDNDIMETLCKNDFALKIKVKEITYINRDTKIILETKSKTIYKLNGVSERDLKKSVLWLKDSLQCTCEEMNDINAPYLVMGQKLGGELVITSVKRWQKGQREFKRISRSIRKLQC; via the exons ATGCCGCAGGGCCCTGGCTCACTGCTGCTGCTCGTCCTCGCCTCGCACTGCTGCTTGGGCTCGGCGCGCGGGCTCTTCTTCGGCCAGCCCGACTTCTCCTACAAGCGCAGCAACTGCAAGCCCATCCCGGCCAACCTGCAGCTGTGCCATGGTATAGAGTACCAGAACATGCGGCTGCCCAACCTGCTGGGCCACGAGACCATGAAGGAGGTGCTGGAGCAGGCGGGCGCCTGGATCCCGCTGGTCATGAAGCAGTGCCACCCGGACACCAAGAAGTTCCTGTGCTCGCTCTTCGCCCCTGTTTGCCTCGATGACCTGGACGAAACCATCCAGCCGTGCCACTCTCTCTGCGTGCAGGTGAAGGACCGCTGCGCTCCAGTCATGTCCGCCTTCGGCTTCCCCTGGCCGGACATGCTCGAGTGCGACCGTTTCCCCCAGGACAACGATCTCTGCATACCCCTCGCTAGCAGCGACCACCTTCTGCCGGCCACCGAGGAAG CTCCAAAGGTATGTGAAGcctgcaaaaataaaaatgaggatgaCAACGACATAATGGAAACTCTTTGTAAAAATGATTTTG cactgaaaataaaagtgaaggaGATAACCTACATCAACAGAGATACCAAAATCATCCTGGAGACCAAGAGCAAGACCATTTACAAGCTGAATGGTGTGTCTGAAAGGGACCTGAAGAAATCGGTGCTGTGGCTCAAAGACAGCTTGCAGTGCACCTGCGAGGAGATGAACGACATCAATGCGCCCTATCTGGTCATGGGACAGAAGCTGGGTGGGGAGCTGGTGATCACCTCTGTGAAGCGgtggcagaaggggcagagggagttcAAGCGCATCTCCCGCAGCATCCGCAAGCTGCAGTGCTAG